The Littorina saxatilis isolate snail1 unplaced genomic scaffold, US_GU_Lsax_2.0 scaffold_3748, whole genome shotgun sequence genomic interval cTGTTACTCAGTGCTACCTAAAGGCAGCATATCTGTTTTCATTTCTGCTGGCTTCCTCCGATGTTTGAGCATTTATAATTTCGTAAAACTCGCAGTAAGTTCTTAGCtacattttcttaaagtttTAAATTGACGGAGTTACTTACACGCCATGGGCGTAAATGGGTTAGTGACTGTTATGTATGATAATTACAGTATGCAGAACTTTAATGCGAGTTCATGGTGGTGATGTTCCAGGACATTGAACAGTACCTGCTGACAGAGAACAAGAAGGAGGCAGAGGTTGTCAACGTGCGTCTGGAGAACATCAAACTCAAGAATAAACTGAAGAAGAAGGAGCAGCAGCTGAAGTCAAAGGtaagtttttgtgtgtacatttttaTATGACCGATATGCtcgatagtgtgtgtgtgagagttagagagaatgtgtcagtgcgtgtgtgtgtgtgtgtgtgtttgtgtgtgtacatgcatgtgtgcgtgtgtatgcatgtgcgCGTGAGTGCCTacgtgcgtgttagtgtgtgtgcatgcatgtagaagtgtgtgcgtgcatgtgtgtgtgtgactgcgtgtgtgcatgcatgtgtgtgtgtgactgcgtgtgtgcatgcatgtgtgtgtgtgactgcgtgtgtgcatgcatgtgtgtgtgtgactgcgtgtgtgcatgcatgggCTTGTACGTGTGCGCAAGCGCAGCGAGCATGCCTTCTGATATTTGCTTGTAGAAGTGTAAAGTGAGAGCAAAGTGCAATTTTGTGTTCCACAGGAAGAGCTTGCTGAAGGTCTTCACCTGATTGACTTTGAGCAGCTGAAGATTGAGAACCAGACCTACAATGAGAAGATTGAGGAGAGAAATGAGGTCAGTGcaattattttaatttttaatttttattttgtttcatccTCTCTGCTTTtcttgcttgtcccgacgcttgttcccCTCTCCCAGTAtactctcacgccgccccgtcccaccactcactgcaacatccacccctgaaCTGTCAGTGCAATTAGAGGTAGAACACTTTTGCAGTAATGCTGCATGTACTTAGCCATTATAtgttgctgttttgtttgttagagGGTAGGAGTTGTGTTGGAGAAGACACGAATTGGACAGAAATTCATTGGAGCTCTAAATTCACAAAATTGAAATACACAGTTGCACAGGTTCAGCAGGCTAGCACACATCTGTTTACCCGTCTCAAAAAACTAAACTAAACAATATAAAAACAATAGAAAGTATTGGACCAGCTGCTTTCAGCGTCAGCTGAAATTCCCTCTTGATCTACAATCATCACACAACTCGGCATGAAGGTATCAGAAAGTGCACGATTCATACGACTATCGTTTTAATATAATTTCGTCATATAATCATTccttcgcttgcggcttcgtggcaggcggaagaaaaaatcagccagataagtttttgttatttattgtttgtctgtgcacttaaaagactgttgggtcgacatataaatttgtgaatgtattgttttgtcaataacaaacgttccaacaacctacttttattttttttaattttttattctttatcataaTCATAATTATAATGACAGCTTTTATAGCGCAGACCACAGTAATCTagctatgctctccgcgctttacatattaactatgaataagAACATACCAAAACATCCGAgctatacttcttcttcttcttcttcttcgagcATGGGCTGAAAGTCccatgtgcacttgtgttttttgcatgtatggccgtttttaccccgccattgtGGCAGTGATACACTGATTTTAGGGGATCTAATCTATACAACGCATAGACTTGGTTGATAAACTCACAGATTTGGTTCATACTTAAATAAACCTGTTCCTTGTTCCACAGGAGCTGCTGAAGCTGCGTAAGAAGATCACCAGCACGGTGCAGGTCCTGACTCACCTGAAGGAGAAACTGCAGTACGTGCAGGGCGAGAACCAGATCCAGAAGGGCAAGCTACAAGAAGTGGAGGCTACTGTGGGGCAGGTACGAATGTGGTTAATAATCCGATTAAGGGCATAACAGCAGTGACAATGTTCAAAATATTTTACACTGGGGAAAGATTTCTGAGTTTAAGGTTAATAAGTAATAACATGAAAGCtgaaaagaaaagcaaaagacAATGTTTAGAAGTAA includes:
- the LOC138954606 gene encoding cilia- and flagella-associated protein 184-like, whose translation is MCVSPTAQLDELHNQDYSERESYQHQIEELKGRCEEKRERVDEERCRFVEFKKQVALNSVNSRSGKPTAPKDIEQYLLTENKKEAEVVNVRLENIKLKNKLKKKEQQLKSKEELAEGLHLIDFEQLKIENQTYNEKIEERNEELLKLRKKITSTVQVLTHLKEKLQYVQGENQIQKGKLQEVEATVGQVRMWLIIRLRA